A region of the Rhodospirillales bacterium genome:
GGGCATGGCTTCAGGCGCCGGGGCGGGCAGCGATCGCCCTGGCCGGCCATCGTCGGGTGGCGGAGGGTGGATTTAGCCACAGCGCGCGCTGGCGGGAAATCTTGGATCAGGTGAAGAGAGCCCCGTGAAAATATTGATCAACGCCTTGTCGGCGAAGCTGGGCGGGATCGTCACCTATACTTCGAATCTCGCCCGGTCGCTCCATCGCCGGGGCATCGATTTTCGCATTGCCGTACCGGCGCGCCTGTCCGACTTGCCCAATGCCGTAAGCTTTTCGGCCAGCGATTACGGTCCGTTGCGCCGTTTCCTTTGGGAACAGACCGTATGGCGCCGCTACGTAAACCGCTGGAAGCCGGATATCCTGTTTTCATCGGCGAATTACGCCTTGTTGGCGAGTTCGATTGCGCAAGTATTGCTGGTGCGTGAAGGCGGACTTTTCGACCCGTTCTACGTCCGTATGATCGCGCCCGAACAAGGCGTCAAGGTCGCATTGTTGCGCCAATTGCGCCGCAAACTGATTGTCGCTTCCATGGCGATGAGCAACAAGACGGTGGTTCCTTCTCAATCTCTTCTGGGGTTGATCCGTCCACATGCACCTAGTGCGGCAAGTAGATGCGAAGCGATCCCCTACGGCACAATTCTTGGCAACTTCGCCGTTGGCGACCGGCGGCCGTGGCGGGGCGATGGGATTCTCAAAATCCTTTATGTTGGCGCTTATTATCCGCACAAGGCTCCCGCCGACCTGATTCTGGCGACGGAACGATTAAACGAAACGGGCATTCCCTGCCGGGTCCGGATGACCATGGACGAGGCGCAGATCGCAGCAACTCCCGGCTCAAGCTGGGATTTGTTCCATATCCGTCGCGGCGTCGCCAAGGGTTTGGTCGAACTGGGTTCCGTGCCTTACGCCGATCTTCCAGCCTTGTACGCGGCGCATGATGTGTTCGTCTTTCCGTCGGTCTCGGAAACCTTCGGCCATCCGATGGTCGAGGCGATGGCGGCGGGTATTCCGGTCGTCGCGGCGGAAACGACGATCAACAGGGAAATCCTGGGCGAATGCGCGCATTACTACACGCCGCTGCGTTTCAGCGAACTGGCTGAGGCGATTCGTCGACTCGACGCGGTGCCGGCGGAGCGGCAGCGCCTGGTCGTCGAGGGACGCAAGCGGGCCGAAACCCGATTCGACTGGGAGACCCATGTCGATCGATTGTTGCAGGTTTTCGAAGGGATCCTTCGGGCGCGTCGGACTTGATCGCCGCTAGAACAGAAAACACATACTTATGTCGGCCATTTGCCCGTAATCTTCCCATGGCCGCCGGAACCCAAGGAGGGAAGGACCGTGTGCGGGATCGCAGGCGTATTTTCGCGTGCCGGAGGCAAAGTCGATGGCGACGAACTGTTGACCGTGCGCGACGCCATGAGGGCGCGCGGTCCCGACGGCGAGGGCCTATGGCTCAGCGACGCCGGAGCCGTCGGCTTGGCGCACCGGCGGCTCGCCATCATCGACCTTTCCGAAGCCGGCGCCCAGCCCATGGCGCGCGGACGCCATATGATCGTGTTCAACGGCGAGATCTACAACTATCGCGCTCTGCGCGCGGAATTGGAGGCGCGCGGTCACGTTTTCCGCTCCCATTCCGATACCGAGGTAGTGCTGGCTCTTTACGCCGAGCAGGGGCCGGAGATGCTTTCGCGCCTGCGGGGTATGTATGCGATGGCGTTGTGGGACGGTGAGGCCCGGCGGCTTTTTCTGGCCCGCGACCCCTTCGGCATCAAGCCGCTTTATTGGTCCGATGACGGCCGCACGTTTCGCTTCGCTTCCCAGGTCAAGGCGCTGCGGAAAGCCGACGTCGATACCCGTCCCGAACCGGCCGGTCACACCGGGTTCTTTCTGTGGGGATCGATCCCCGAACCCTGGACGCTTTATCGTGGTATTCATGCATTGCCGTCCGGCCATTGGATGTACGTGGACACAACTGGCCCACGCGAGGCGATTTCCTTCGCGAACGTCACGGATTTGCTGTCGAACGCAGTCCGTGAGCCTGCCTGGATGGATCGCCGGGAAGCCCTTGGAATAATTTCCAGCGCCATTCGTGATTCGGTCGCGGCGCACCTGGAAGCGGACGTGCCAGTGGGCGTGTTTCTTTCCGCCGGGCTCGATTCCACGCTGCTGGCCGCCGAAGTCGCGGCCATGGGCCAACGACCTCAGACCGTCACCTTAGGCTTCGACGAATATGCCGGAATGGAGAATGACGAGGTACCACTCGCCGAAACCGTGGCCGACGCCATCAATGCCGATCACGTCACCCGGCGGGTGTCCCGAGAGGATTTCGAGTCTGCGCGCCAAGATCTGCTCGCGGCCATGGATCAGCCTTCAGTCGACGGCGTCAACACTTGGTTCGTGGCCCGGGCGGCGGCCTCCCGGGGACTCAAGGTCGCGCTCTCCGGATTAGGGGGCGATGAGCTGTTCGGATCTTATTCCACCTTCCGCGAAGTTCCATGGGTCGCGGGGCTGTTTCGCTATCCCGCTCAGATTCCGGGATTGGGTAAGCTCTTCCGACTAACGACCGCTCGGCTTGCTGCCCACCTCACTTCCCCCAAGTACGCAGGTTTGATCGAATATGGCGGCAGCTTGGGTGGGGCCTATCTGCTTCGTCGCGGACTGTATGCGCCCTGGGAATTGCCGCACGTGCTCGACTCCGACATGGCCCGCGAGGGCTGGAACAAGCTCGAGCCACGTGCGCGCCTGGAAGCGACGTCGGAAGGTATTTCCGAGGCCCGGCTTTCCATTTCGGCGCTGGAGATGTGCTGGTACATGCGCAATCAACTCCTACGCGATTCCGATTGGGCGGGCATGGCGCATTCCTTGGAAATCCGCGTTCCTTTGGTGGATTGGAGTTTGCTTGGGGCGGCGGCCCCCGTGATTGCGGCCCACCCGGACCTTACCAAACGCGAGGTTGTCGCCACGGCGGCCCCGATCTTGCCATCGGAGCTGTTCGCACGGCCTAAAAGCGGTTTTTCCGTCCCTGTGCAGGAATGGATCAAGAATCCTGCAATATCAGCGGAGCGGGGCATGCGCGGTTGGGCGCGACAGGTTCATGCCCATTTCACTGCCGGGCTAATATAGATTTTCCATACCCGATTTTCGCAACCGGTTCCGATTGCGGACCCGATTGCGCCGGGCACGGGCGATTGTTACTATCTTTAGTACAACCGGTACGTTGATCCGGCCCGCGACCATGACTTGGACAGGGAGAGGTTCTATGAACACCGCCTTTCGCGCCGCCCGTTTCGCCTTCGTCATCGTCGTCGCATGTATTGCGATGTCGCTCGGCGCCACCGCGCAAACCACCATCAAGCTCGGCCACGACCAGCCCGATCGCAGCACGCATCATCAGGCGGCGCTGAAATGGAAAGAGCTGGTCGAAGCCCGTACCCACGGCCAGGTGCGCATCCAGGTTTTTCCCGCCATGCAGCTCGGCAGCGGCACGCAAATGGTCGAACAGGTCCAGGCCGGCGCGGTCGAGGCCGCGGTGCTACCGACCGGCTGGATCGCCCCGGTTTCGCCGCCGGTGCAGGTGCTCGATCTCCCCTTCCTGTTTCCGAACCGCGAGGTTGCCTACAAGGTGATGGACGGCCCGGTCGGCCAGGAAATTTTGAAGCCGCTCAACAAGGTCAACATCCAGGGCGTCGCCTTCTGGGAAAGCGGCTTCAAGCAGTTTACCGGACACTTTCCGATCCGCGAGCCCAAGGATTACCAGGGCCACAAGATCCGGACCATGCCAGCCCCGGTGATCATGGAGCAATTCAAGGCCTTCGGCGCCACGCCGGTTGCCATCGACTTCAAGGAACTATACGGGGCGTTGCAGCAGAAGGTGGTCGACGGGCAGGAAAATCCGATCGCCACCATCGCGCTGATGCGCTTCTTCGAGGTGCAGAAGTACCTCACCCTCAGCGATCACGGCTTCATTGCCTACGCTTTCATCTTCAACAAGCCGTTTCTCGACAAGCTTCCGGCAGCACAACGCGAAATCCTGGTCAACGCGGTGCGCGAGGCCGGCAAGTTCCAGCGCGAGATCATCGCCGCCTCGGAGGCCGAGCACCTGAAGACGTTCCGTGCCGCCGGTCTCGAAATCAGTCAGCTTTCGCCCGAGCAGCGCCGGAAGTTCGAGGAAGCCTCTCGCCCGGTATACGACTGGTTTACCCAGCGTCAGGGCCCAGAAACATTGGAAATGGTCCGCAAGGCCGTCAGGGAAGCCTCCGGCAAATAACGGCACGTAATCTTTATCTTTCGCGGCCGTGGCTGTTTCGCGACCGTCGCCGATCGGGGCGGCCTTGGATCGTGCCGATCGGGTTCTGTGCGCCGCCGAAAATGGATTCATTGGCGGCGCGCTGGCATTCGCCAGCGGGCTTCTGTTCGTCAATGTCGTCCTCCGCTATATCTTCCGTGATCCGATTCCCTGGGCGGAAGAAGTCTCGATTTACCTGATCGTCTGGATTGTATTCGTCGGCGGCAGCGTCGCCGTGCGTACCCGCGGCCATATTGCCATCGACTTGTTGCCGCTGATGCTGTCGCCCGCCAACCGCCGGCGTCTGGCTATCGCCGTCGCCGTCGTTATGGCGGCGTTTTTCGCTGTGTTTTTCTATTATAGCGGTGCGCACACGCTCCGCATCCGCGCGGGTGGACAGGTGATGCCGGTGCTGCAGGCGCCGATGTGGTTGACCTATCTCGCCATGCCGGTCGGAAGCTTCCTTATGGGACTGCGCACTATTCAGTTATTGGCGCGATTGGTGGTTCGCCCGGTGGAAGATCAGCACCGGCTGGATTTGCAGGATTGATCGGGGGCGCGTGGGCATGAGCGCGCTGATCGTATTTCCGCTACTGGTGATCGGCCTGTTCGCCACGTTGCCGATGTTCGTAGTATTGACCGGGGCTAGCTTCCTCACTTTTTGGCTGGTGTCGCCGATACCGCTCTCGATTTTGCCGCAACGGGTATTTGCGGGGCTCGAAAGCTTTCCATTGATGGCGATCCCGTTTTTCATCTTTGCCGCCAACATCATGGGCCGTGGCGGGCTGTCGGCGAGGCTGGTGCACTTCATCCAAAGCCTGGTCGGACATTGGCCGGGTGGGCTCGGCATCACCGTGGTGATGACCTGTATGCTGTTTGGCGCCATCACCGGATCGAGCGCTTCGACCATCGTCGCGGTTGGCGGCATCCTCTATCCGGCCCTATTGCGCGCGGGCTATCCCGAGCATTTTGCGCTCGGCGTGGTCACGTCGTCGGCCTTGATCGGCATGATCATCCCGCCCAGCAACGCGATGATCGTCTATGGCGCGGTGGCGGGAGCCTCGGTCGGGGCGTTGTTCATGTCGGGTATCGGCGCCGGACTCGTCTTCAGCGTCGTCTATATGGCTTATTGTTCGATATGGGCCCGGATCAACGATATTCCGCGCACCCCGCGGGCAGATTGGCACGCGCGGATGGCGTCCGCGCGCCAAGTCACCTGGGGCTTGGGCATGCCGGTCATCATTCTGGGCGGCATTTACGGCGGCGTGTTCACGCCGACCGAGGCGGCGGCCGTTTCGGTGGTGTACGCGGCGTTCGTGTGCGTGGTGATTTACCGCGAACTCGATCTCAAGGGACTTTGGGAAGTTTGCCTAGAGTCGGCGTTGGCGAGCGCGCGCATCATGATCATGGTTGCGGCGGCGACGCTTTTTTCCTGGCTGCTGACCGTAACCGGCACGACCAACGCGATCGTCGGGCCAATTGCCGCCAGCCAGCCGTCATCCGATTTTGTGCTTCTCATCGCCAATGGACTCTTCCTGGGCATCGGCATGTTCATCGACGTATTTTCCAACATCTTGATCCTGGTACCGATGCTGTTGCCGATGGTCAATGCGGCGGGCATCGGGCTGGTCCATTTCGGCATCGTCACGTCCGTGAATGTCGACATCGGCAACATCACGCCGCCATTCGGATTGAACTTGTTCGTTGCGAGCGGCGCGTTCGATCGGCCCTACCTCGCAGTCGTCCGGGCGGTGCTGCCGTGGCTGGGTCTCGCTCTCTTCAGCCTGGCAATTATCACGTATATTCCCGAATTGAGCCTATGGTTGCCGCAGCGGCTGTACCCGGGAATTCGCTGACGTGAGCGCACTTCTCGCCAGCCTGCCCATGTATAATCTGCCCGAGATGCGGCCCCACAATGCCGCGTTTTGGGCGGCAGTCCGCGCCGAAATGGCGCACGCGGGCGAAAACGATCTTCCGATCGACCTCGACTTCGCGCGCCCGCCGGTGCCGTCCACGATCGAGCCCACGGTGACGTTCACCCAGGTCTGCGGTTATCCCTTGCAAACCATCTTCCGCGGTCAAGCAGTCCTGCTCGGGGCACCGGTCTATACGGCCGAATATTGCCACGGTGCTACTCACGTCGGGGTATTCCTGGTCCGCGATGATTCCCCCTATCGCCGGTTGGAAGACCTGCGCGGCTGCCGCTTCGTCTTCAATAGCATCCATTCCAATTCCGGTATGAACCTACCGCGCCGCGCGCTGGCCGATATCGCCGGTGGCAGGGCCTTGTTTGCGAGTGTCGCCGAAACCCATAGCCAACCCGGCAATATCGAGCGGGTGGCCAAGGGCGAAGCGGACGCTACCTGCGTGGATTGTGTCACCTTTGCTTTCTTCCGCCGCCATCGTCCGGAACTTGGCCGCCGCCTCCGAGTTCTGGATACAACGCCGCCCAGCCCGTCGATCCCGTTCGTCACGTCCTGCGCGACCCCGTCCAGGACCGTGGACAGGCTGCGGGCGGCGCTGCAACGTGTCGGCAAGTCGCCGGAATGGACGTCTGTGCGCGACGGTTTGATGCTCAAGGACATCGTTGCGCCCGATCCGGCCGCTTACGCCCGGCTGTTGGATTACGAATGCGAAGCCGCAGAGCGCGGTTATCCGGCGCTGCGCTGAAACAAAGGTCACTCGAGCCGCAGACGCGCGCGGCCGAGCGCATTGTTGGCCCGCACCAGTCGCTCAAGGCTCGTCAGGAAATTGCGCCGTTCGCGCGCGGGTAGGGCGGCGACCGTTCGACGGTGGCAGCGCTCGACCGCGTTTGCCATGCGCCGGGTGAGGTTACGGCCAAGAGCCGTCAGCGTGCAGCGCTTGATGCGCCGGTCGCCGGGGTCGGGATCGCGCTGAATGAGCCCGCGCGCCTCCAGACGCGACAGCACGCCGGTTGCGTTGGCGCGATCAATGCCGACTGCCATCGCAAGCGAGACTTGGTCGAGCGGGCCGTGCCGTTCGAGCGCGGTAAGCACGCTGTATTGTACCGGCGTCACCTTGAAGCGGCCGCATTCCTCGGTAAACAACGCTAGATGAATCTGGTGCAGTCGCCGGACCAGAAAGCCAGGCCGGTCGCCAAGACTCAAGTCGCCGCGGGATCTCATCGCATTGTGCTCCTAGTGCCTACCTTCGGCTTTTTTTCGCCCGTCGTCGAGTTCCGCGCTTGGCTCACCGCTTGCGTGCGAGCCCGATTTCCGGCATAATGTTAGTATACTAATTAAATCGGCTGTCGGCGGCGGAGGCTGCGGTGGGCGCATGGGCGGAAACGATTCTCGCCGACACGCGGGCGTGTACCGCCTGCCTTGCGTGCGAATTGGCGTGCGCCTTTCGCTGGTCGAAGAAGGCCGGCGCCGCGCAATCCTACGTCCGCGTCCGCCGCGACGAGGCGAGCGGCCTCGCCGATATCCGCGTGCTCGACGGATGCGACGTGTGCCGCAGCGTCGAGACACCGCTCTGCATCGCCGTCTGTGCGCCGCGCGCGCTGCGCCTCGGCCGCCGGCGCCGGACCGGGACGGAAGAGGCCGTGTCATGAATCGTGCGCCCGACCACGGCTGGGCGGGGCGGCTGCTCCGCGTCGACCTCGACTCCCTTTGCTGTCGCGTCGAGCCGATCGACCCGTGGCGCGAGTTTCTGGGTGGCCGCGGGATGTCCGATGCGATCGTGTTCGAAGAGTCGGACCCGCGCGTCGGACCGCTCGATCCCGGGAGCGTGGTTGCGCTCGGCGCCGGGCCGTTGGTCGGGACGCTGGCTCCGTCCGCCTCGCGAACCAACATTTCGGCGAAGAACGTGGCCACCGGCGGCATCGCCACCTCGAGCGTCGGCGGCCACTTTGGCTTGGAGTTGAAGCTGGCGGGGTTCGACCAGATCGTGGTGCGCGGCAAGGCCCGCCATCCGGTGTACCTGGCGATTCGCGACGGCGCCGCCGAACTGCGCGATGCGCGCGCGCTGTGGGGACGCGATACTTGGGATACCGAGGCCGAAATCCGTCGTACCCATGACGACGAGCGTATGCGGGTGGCGAGCATCGGGCCTGCGGGCGAAAACCGCTGCGCGCAAGCGTGCGTGATCGTCGACCGGGGCCGCGCCGCCGGCTGGGGCGCAGGGGCGATCTTCGGCGCCAAGAACCTGAAGGCTATTGCCGCGCGCGGGACGCAGCCGATCCGCCTCGCCGATCCGCGTGGCTTCTGGAACTACACCCAGGCGCTGCTGAAGAAAATTGAAAACTCGCGGGCAAGCGGCATTCTCAGGCGTAATGGCACGCACGGTGCCTACGGCGTGGGCGGGCCGGACGGCCGCGTCCCGCAAGGCGTGCGCAATCAACAAGACGAGTATTGGCCCGCCGACAAAGGGCAAAACCTGAAGGAGATCGTTTACCGCGAACGGTGGGAAATCGGTCGTACCGCCTGCACCGCCTGTCCAACCTCATGCACGCACATGTATCACCTGCCCGGCGGCCGGCACGGCCCGCTCACGGTCGAGGGTATGCACACCAATACGGTACGAGCGCTCGGCTCGAACCTCGATATCACCGACGCCGAGGCCGTACTCAAGGGGCAGGCGCTGATCAATCAGCTTGGCCTCAACGTTGACGCGGTCGGGTCGGCGCTAGCGTGGGCTTTCGAGGCCTGGGAACGTGGACTTCTCGGCAAAGCGGAGAGCGATGGGTTGGAATTGGTCTGGGGTAACGCCGACGCCATGCTCGCGCTCTTGCCGCGTATCGCCCGACGGCAGGGCTTCGGCGACCTTCTCGCGGATGGCGTTGCCGAAGCCGCGCGCAAGCTCGGGCGCGGTAGCGAGGCGTTCGCGATGCACGCCAAGGGCCAGGGCTTGAACGAGCAGACGGTGCGCTCGCACAAGGGCTGGGCGCTCGGCATCTTCACCTCGACGCGCGGCGGCGGGCACCTGAACGGTGCGGCGCTGGTCGAGCGGCTCGGCATGGACCCGGAGAAAGCGAAGGCGGTTTTCGGCACCGCGGCGGCGGCGCGGCCGGAAGCGTACGAAGGGAAGGGCGCGGTCGCGGCTTGGTTTGAAAGTTTCAAGGCCGTCGTCGATTCAGTCGGGCTTTGTTACTACACAACCTACTGGATCGATCTCGAGTTGATCGGTCTGGAGCAGATCGCGGTCTTGCTGGAAAAGGCGGCGGGTTTCAAGACCGATCCCGCTGCACTCGCCCGTACCGGGCGGCGCATCCAGAATCTGGAGAAGGCCTTTAATACGTTGCATGCTGGATTTACGCGCGCGCATGACATGCCGCCGGCGCGATTTTTCGAAACGTCGATTTCAGGCGGACCTTACGCCGGCGCGAAGCTGGACGCGCAGGGTTATGCGCGCATGCTCGACGATTACTACGCCGCCCACGATTGGGATTGCGCGACCGGTTGGCAGACGGCGCGGTGCCTCGATGAACTCGATCTTGGCGCGGCAAAGTCCAAACTTGCCGCGGCCGGACGCCTGGCTTAACATTCGTGCGCCAGCCGAATTTCCAAATATGGGGAAAGCCGTGAGCTTGGCCGACGACATGAAGGCGCGCATCGCGCGCTACGCTGATCGCCGCGAGGATTGGGCCGTGTTCGGGTTCGAGACCCAGCTCGATCCGAAGTATGCGCGTAGTCAGCGCCGTTATGTCGGCGCCTCGGGCTCGATCGATCATCAGGAGATCAACGCCGTCGACCCGGTTGCTTTCACCATGTCGATTCAGACCATGCCGCCCGGCAATAAGATTCCGGTGCATTGCCATGAAACCGAAGAGACGTTCTTCATCCTGGACGGCGAATGCACGGTCAATATCTTCCGCGACGGCGAGACATGCACGGTGAAGCTCGGCCGCTGGGACCTGATCTCGGTGCCGGCGTTCGTTCATCACGACATCCACAATTTCGGTCCGGGACCGTGCGCGATCCAGACGTTGCTGTCGAAGCCCAAGCCCGACCGTCCGCATTACCAGGATGAACGCCTGCTGGAGTTGCAGGCGAGCACCTACACCAAGTAATTGGTGTCACAGGGGCAGCCCTATCCGCGGCACAACCAACGATGGGCAAGCGGGAACAAACGATCGATAGCATCGACAACTTCGTCGGCGACGCCATCGTTGCCGTTTTCGGCGTTCCTGTGGTCAAACCCGACGACGCGGCCCGTGCCGTCGCCTGCGCGGTCGAAATGCACAATGCCATGGCGTCGGTCAACGCCGCGAACGGGAACAAGGATTTGCCGCCGCTGGACATGGGCATCGGCTTGAATACCGGCGACGCGGTCGCCGGCAACATAGGCTCCGATTTGCGGGTCAAGTACAGCGTGATCGGCAGTTCGGTCAATATCGCGGCCAGGCTCGAATCGCTCGCCAGCGGTGGCCAAATCTTCGCCTCAGACGCGACCTTCGCCGAGGCTCGCGATATCGTCCGCATCGCCGGACACCTGAACGTCAAGGTGAAGGGGGTCAGCGGCACCATACCGGTATATGAAATCTCCGGCATCAACGGGCCGTTCAACGTTCATCGCATCGGCTGAGTTTCCATGGGTACATTGCTCGCTCCGTCCGCCATCATTGGTATCGTCGGCGCGGGCACCATGGGCGCAGGCATCGCGGAAGTCGCGACGCAGGCCGGACATTCGGTACGATTGTTCGATGCCGTGCCCGGCGCGGCGGACAAGGCGAGGACGCGGATCGCCGGCTCGTTTGCCGCGCGAGCGGCCAAGGGTCGGATCGCGGGTTCCGAGGCGGAAGCTGCCGCCCGGCGCGTGACCGTTGCCGCCACGCTCGGCGACCTCGCGTCCGCCGCTCTCGTGATCGAAGCCGTGACCGAAAAAATGGCGGCGAAAAGCGAACTATTGGGGGCCTTGGAAACGGTCGTCGGCGAGGACGCGCTACTCGCCACCAATACCTCGTCGCTTTCGGTGTCTGCGTTAGCGCGGGCGCTCAAGCGGCCGGAACGGTTCGCGGGCCTGCATTTCTTTAATCCGGCGCCGGTGATGACGTTGGTCGAAGTCGTGCGTGGACGCGAAACGGCCGCGGCGGTCATCGATCTTCTGTGCATGTTGATGCGCGCCTGGGGTAAGACACCGGTAGTAGTGCGCGACGCGCCCGGGTTCATCGTCAATCGCGTGGCTCGCCCGTTCTATCTCGAAGCCCTGAGCCTGCTGGAACGCCACGGCGCCGATCCCGCCACTGTCGACGCGGTCGTGCGCGACTCGGGGGGCTTTCGCATGGGTCCGTTCGAGTTGATGGACCTGATCGGGCACGACGTGAACGCCGCCGTCACCCAAGCGGTCTTCGAGGCGTTCGATCGCGATCCGCGCTTCGCGCCGTCGCGCGCGCAAGCCGAACTCGTGGCCGCCGGCCGGCTCGGGAAAAAATCTGGGCAGGGCATTTACGATTATCGCGCCGGCGCGGCGCGCTTGCCGCCCCAGGAGTTACCGCCGGGACCCAAACCCACGCGCGTGACGATGGAAGGCGACCTCGGCCCTGCGGAAGGCTTGGCCCAAGCGATCATGGCAAGCGAGATTCCCTGCGTGCGAGGGTCGGGTAAAGGGTGCGTGGTGATTGACGGCGCGACCCTGATGCTGACCGATGGCCGCGCGGCCGAACGGTGCGTGGCGGAGGGGGCGCCGTCCAACTTGGTGTTGTTCGATCTCGCGCTGGATTACCGTCGCGCGCGCCGGATCGGGCTTGCGGCCGGGGTATCCACGCATCCGTCCGCTCTTGCCGCCGCGGCCGGATTGATCCAATCGCTAGGTAAGGCGGCCTCGCCCTTGCCGGACGCGCCGGCGCTGGTGATGTTGCGTTTAGTCGTCCGGCTTGCCAACGAAGCTGCCTGGGCGGTTGCAGATGGAGTTGCCAACGAGGAGACGGTCGATACCGCCATGTGCCTCGGCGCGAACTATCCTTTGGGCCCGTTGGCCTGGGCGAACACAATCGGTCCCGAGCGGATTCGGTCGGCGCTGACCGCACTGGCCAAGGCCGAGGGCGAATCCCGTTATCGCGTCGCGGTGCGTTCTAATGTGACGCCTATCTAATGTGCCCCGCGTTCACGCGGGCGTGATGATCGGAGGGCTCTGGTGCCGATCAACGGGCCATGCTTCACTGGCGGCCGTCTCCAGGGAGGCGACAACCATGTTTCAATACGTATCGTTCGGCGCCGTGCTGGTCGCGGCGCTGACGTTGGTGGCTGGCCCGGCCCAGGCTCAGAGTGGGAAGACCGAAGTTCATTGGCTCGGTCAGGCGGCGACAAAGATCACCACGCCCGGCGGCAAGGTGATCATGATCGATCCGTTCCTGACTAAGAATCCGAAAACCCCGGACGCCTATAAGGACCTCAAGGCGCTCGGCAAGATCGACCTTATCTTGGTTACCCATGGCCACGGCGACCATCTCGGCGACGCGCCGGAATTGGCGCAGATGCACAACGTGCCGATCTATGCCCCGGCAGGGTTGAATCAATCCTTGCTCAATCTCGGAATCCTGCCCGCCAATCTGGTGCCGCGCATGAACAAGGGCGGCGTAATCACGCCGCTCGGTCCCGACATCAAAATCACCATGACCCGCGCCGAGCATTCGTCCGAACTGGTTTGGAAAAACCCCATGACCGGCAAGGACGAAACTCATGTCGGCGGCGAGCCGGTCGGGTTTGTCGTCGAGCTGGAGAACGGATTCAAGATCTATCACATGGGCGATACCGGCGTATTCGCCGACATGAAATGGATCGGCGAATACTACAAGCCAAACCTGATCCTGATTCCGATCGGCGGCCATTTCACCATGAACCCCAAGGACGCGGCCTTCGCCACGCGCGAATACTTGAAGCCCGAGCTGGCGATTCCGATTCACTACGGCACATTCCCTCCGCTGAAGGGAACTCCGGCCGAGTATCAATCCGAACTCGGGCAGACCCGCACCAAGGTGATGCCGATCAATCCCGGCGACAAAGTGAACTTCTAGCACCCATAAGGAGGACCGTTCATACC
Encoded here:
- a CDS encoding metal-dependent hydrolase — encoded protein: MFQYVSFGAVLVAALTLVAGPAQAQSGKTEVHWLGQAATKITTPGGKVIMIDPFLTKNPKTPDAYKDLKALGKIDLILVTHGHGDHLGDAPELAQMHNVPIYAPAGLNQSLLNLGILPANLVPRMNKGGVITPLGPDIKITMTRAEHSSELVWKNPMTGKDETHVGGEPVGFVVELENGFKIYHMGDTGVFADMKWIGEYYKPNLILIPIGGHFTMNPKDAAFATREYLKPELAIPIHYGTFPPLKGTPAEYQSELGQTRTKVMPINPGDKVNF
- a CDS encoding adenylate/guanylate cyclase domain-containing protein — its product is MGKREQTIDSIDNFVGDAIVAVFGVPVVKPDDAARAVACAVEMHNAMASVNAANGNKDLPPLDMGIGLNTGDAVAGNIGSDLRVKYSVIGSSVNIAARLESLASGGQIFASDATFAEARDIVRIAGHLNVKVKGVSGTIPVYEISGINGPFNVHRIG
- a CDS encoding cupin domain-containing protein, translated to MRACSTITTPPTIGIARPVGRRRGASMNSILARQSPNLPRPDAWLNIRAPAEFPNMGKAVSLADDMKARIARYADRREDWAVFGFETQLDPKYARSQRRYVGASGSIDHQEINAVDPVAFTMSIQTMPPGNKIPVHCHETEETFFILDGECTVNIFRDGETCTVKLGRWDLISVPAFVHHDIHNFGPGPCAIQTLLSKPKPDRPHYQDERLLELQASTYTK
- a CDS encoding 3-hydroxyacyl-CoA dehydrogenase encodes the protein MGTLLAPSAIIGIVGAGTMGAGIAEVATQAGHSVRLFDAVPGAADKARTRIAGSFAARAAKGRIAGSEAEAAARRVTVAATLGDLASAALVIEAVTEKMAAKSELLGALETVVGEDALLATNTSSLSVSALARALKRPERFAGLHFFNPAPVMTLVEVVRGRETAAAVIDLLCMLMRAWGKTPVVVRDAPGFIVNRVARPFYLEALSLLERHGADPATVDAVVRDSGGFRMGPFELMDLIGHDVNAAVTQAVFEAFDRDPRFAPSRAQAELVAAGRLGKKSGQGIYDYRAGAARLPPQELPPGPKPTRVTMEGDLGPAEGLAQAIMASEIPCVRGSGKGCVVIDGATLMLTDGRAAERCVAEGAPSNLVLFDLALDYRRARRIGLAAGVSTHPSALAAAAGLIQSLGKAASPLPDAPALVMLRLVVRLANEAAWAVADGVANEETVDTAMCLGANYPLGPLAWANTIGPERIRSALTALAKAEGESRYRVAVRSNVTPI